The following are from one region of the Corylus avellana chromosome ca1, CavTom2PMs-1.0 genome:
- the LOC132171406 gene encoding uncharacterized protein LOC132171406, with translation MCPIYQREKEIVGHILWYCSFAHDVWSGSNFTIQKCPSFEDDLVNIFEALHERLQVEELQVVAIITILIWLRRNTVVFGGDFSGPAEIIQKGQDQLESFWKAEQSRRTLHIMQTILAVQGWRKPSQGVMKLNWDASIDKGRNIMGMGMVARDHNKQFIAGLCALQQFISDPTTAEALAAWKMVEFCINPEFENVVLEGDCQEVVQALVSEDVCWGRFGLLINDTKQLLCRIKQ, from the coding sequence ATGTGCCCCATCTATCAAAGGGAGAAGGAGATCGTGGGCCACATTCTTTGGTACTGCTCGTTTGCACACGATGTATGGTCTGGCAGTAATTTTACCATCCAAAAATGCCCAAGCTTTGAAGATGATTTAGTCAACATCTTTGAGGCACTGCACGAGAGGTTACAGGTGGAAGAGTTGCAAGTAGTGGCAATAATAACCATATTGATTTGGCTCCGAAGGAACACAGTGGTCTTTGGGGGAGACTTCTCAGGACCTGCAGAGATCATCCAGAAGGGGCAGGACCAACTAGAATCTTTTTGGAAGGCAGAGCAAAGCAGGCGAACTCTACACATCATGCAAACTATTCTAGCGGTGCAGGGATGGCGAAAACCTAGTCAAGGTGTTATGAAACTGAACTGGGATGCATCGATTGATAAGGGGAGGAATATAATGGGAATGGGGATGGTTGCTCGTGATCATAACAAGCAGTTTATCGCTGGCCTATGTGCTCTTCAACAATTCATCAGCGATCCCACTACAGCAGAAGCATTGGCAGCATGGAAGATGGTGGAGTTCTGCATCAACCCGGAGTTTGAAAATGTTGTTCTGGAAGGTGACTGTCAGGAGGTGGTCCAAGCTTTGGTTTCAGAAGATGTCTGCTGGGGACGGTTTGGTCTACTAATTAACGACACCAAACAACTCCTGTGCAGAATCAAGCAATGA